In the genome of Hyphomicrobium sp. ghe19, the window CAGCCCTGCCCGTATCGCCGCTCAAGTCGTTTCGGGCGTTGGTTTCCTGGGCGCCGGTATGATCTTGAAGAGCGAGAACAACAGCATAAGAAACCTAACGACGGCTGCCGCAATCTGGTTTGCTGCCGCTATCGGCATGGCCATCGGCATCGGCTGGTATGCGATCGCAGTGATTGCTTCAATCTACGCGGTGATCGTTCCCCGCATCCCACATGTCAAAAAGTGGAGGGACAGCCAGATCGAGGAATAATCCTTGGAGACTTGACGGATTTTGCGTTGCCCAGCTCTTGTTCGGACATTCGAAGGTCGAGAACACCGCTCGCTATGGAGCCGCTTCTTTCGCGCGGCGCGGAGTGGGCAGAAGCTGGCGATGCGTGGACCCTCTTCAGCAGCCCCAGAGCGCCGACCGTGCAATACGAGCATACCGTCGTCGCAACGCGTAACGGACCTCTCGTGGTGACGTTACCTGGGTAAGCCCGCGTCACGGCTGCTCATGACCTGAGTGTACTTCAGCACAGCAGGATATTCCGATAAGTCGATCCTATTGGACCTTGAGGCCGAGTTCCCCCAATAGGGCGCTCGCCTGCGCACGCGAAATCACGGCCCCTTTGAAACGTTTCGCATCCATTAGGCGCACCCCACCTAAATCCGCTCCCCTCAGATCCGCGCCTTCAAATCGAGCATCGACGAGGT includes:
- a CDS encoding MgtC/SapB family protein → MTSWLTGLEVVFAIKLALCLALGIIIGVERELRNKPAGISTHCFVMAGACLFTFISTVADPNSPARIAAQVVSGVGFLGAGMILKSENNSIRNLTTAAAIWFAAAIGMAIGIGWYAIAVIASIYAVIVPRIPHVKKWRDSQIEE